A portion of the Acanthopagrus latus isolate v.2019 chromosome 21, fAcaLat1.1, whole genome shotgun sequence genome contains these proteins:
- the LOC119011064 gene encoding SH3-containing GRB2-like protein 3-interacting protein 1 isoform X4, which yields MAPLETDGLKNRTRKALGLRKKDKDTETSSPDKEGSGSGKKGSKKSNGAPNGFYGEIDWDRYASPDVDEEGFSLRPGDEGDAASKGKQFFSSSDSEDDEDNKKKFKIKIKPLVSDSAKCVPPSMDELKASVGGLALSPSLGQIKRNLSCEEIARPRRSTPTPTPAPDTPSDRLMQNVPAFFGPPSETKYARYDVVPTEVWDSRPRSDSPLSRSFPTGAPPPLPPKNIPSRSHYGYPSDFAADLPNGRAARSSAPIYLNVLSPASYRGSPGPDLDDVFGPMDSPRTSDETVSPRWVTFIEDRPPPPDEPAPPPPPDSPAPDTPSSTPSTPCPSPGPPPDEPPPSPPPFSPGSPPPFTPPDSPPSILLGPPPPDEPAPPLPPNFSPSNSPPLCLDDDAIDEEVLQFAEYSSSPAPISPVPPLPAERRSPRVGVTSPLVLGGAGGKRTPEGAYLRDDIQDIVGSPRELMPSFRGTPPPLPPTTYRSIMSSPGPYSGSSPSSPARPATPQSRGSPVPPPPPPRPSSRPKLPPGKPVTDLSRPFSPPVSGSPPPLAPLARAESSSSISSITLQSAASTPTLGRDLNMSTTGCSRGPSPLTMGPQDTLPVAAAFTETINAYFKGADPSKCVVKITGEMVLSFPAGITRHFSSHPTQPVLTFSISNYNRLEQVLPNPQLLCCEPTTDSVDTKEFWVNMPNLMSHLKKVAEQKPQATYYNVDMIKYQVSAEGIQSTPLNLAVSWRGDATNTDLRIDYKYNTEAMAAPAPLHDILFLVPVDGGEAKLQAMIPPAIWSQEQQTIQWKIPSLSHRSENGGVGALLGRFQMTEGLCRPTQLTVQFTSEGSTLSGCDIQLVGTGYRLSLIKKRFAAGKYLADN from the exons GACTGAAAAATCGAACAAGGAAAGCCCTGGGCTTACGAAAGAAAGACAAGGATACAGAAAC GAGCTCACCTGACAAAGAAGGAAGTGGAAGCGGAAAGAAAGGAAGT AAAAAGTCCAATGGAGCGCCGAATGGTTTCTACGGGGAGATTGACTGGGACAGATAT GCGTCTCCCGACGTGGATGAGGAGGGCTTTAGTCTCCGGCCCGGGGACGAGGGCGATG CAGCTTCCAAGGGAAAgcagtttttctcctccagcGACTCCGAGGACGACGAGGACAACAAGAAGAAGTTCAAAATTAAGATCAAGCCGCTGGTGTCGGACAGCGCCAAGTGTGTCCCCCCATCTATGGACGAGCTGAAGGCCTCGGTGGGAGGCTTGGCACTCTCACcgtctctg GGGCAGATAAAAAGGAATTTGTCCT GTGAAGAAATTGCTAGACCCAGACGCTCCACCCCTACGCCGACCCCCGCCCCTGACACGCCAAG TGACAGGCTCATGCAGAACGTTCCTGCCTTTTTTGGGCCGCCTTCAGAGACCAAATATGCCAGATACGACG TTGTCCCAACAGAAGTGTGGGACTCGAGACCACGGTCAGATTCACCACTGAGCAGAAGTTTCCCAACAGGAG CTCCTCCTCCGCTTCCTCCAAAAAACATTCCATCGAGAAGTCATTACGGCTATCCTTCGGACTTTGCTG CCGATCTACCCAATGGAAGGGCAGCTCGCAGCTCGGCCCCCATCTACCTGAACGTCCTGTCCCCCGCGTCGTACCGGGGCTCCCCCGGCCCTGACCTGGACGACGTGTTCGGCCCCATGGACAGCCCTCGCACCAGTGACGAGACGGTGTCTCCCAGATGGGTTACTTTCATTGAGGACAGACCCCCACCGCCTGATGAACCcgctccccctcctccgccAGACTCTCCTGCCCCGGACACGCCCTcttccaccccctccaccccctgcCCGTCTCCAGGACCGCCGCCGGACGAGCCCCCGCCTTCGCCACCCCCGTTTTCTCCCggctcccctcctcctttcacGCCACCAGACTCGCCCCCTTCTATCTTGCTCGGACCCCCTCCTCCGGACGAACCAGCCCCTCCCCTGCCTCCCAACTTCTCCCCCTCTAACTCGCCTCCTCTGTGCCTCGACGACGATGCAATCGATGAGGAGGTGCTGCAGTTTGCAGAGTACTCTTCGTCCCCGGCCCCCATCAGCCCCGTGCCTCCTCTGCCAGCAGAGCGGAGGTCACCCCGGGTAGGGGTCACATCGCCGCTGGTCCTGGGGGGCGCGGGCGGAAAGAGGACTCCAGAGGGAGCATACCTGAGAGATGATATCCAGGACATTGTGGGTTCACCCCGAGAGCTGATGCCGAGCTTCAGGGGCACGCCGCCCCCTCTCCCTCCAACCACCTACAGGTCTATCATGTCTTCCCCAGGACCCTACTCAGGCAGCA GCCCCTCGTCTCCAGCTCGTCCTGCCACGCCTCAGTCTCGAGGCAGCCCGgtccccccacctcctcctcctcggccgTCCTCGAGACCCAAGCTGCCCCCAGGGAAGCCCGTCACAGACCTG TCTCGGCCCTTCAGCCCCCCAGTTTCAGGCAGCCCCCCGCCTCTCGCCCCCCTGGCCCGGGCCGAGagctcttcctccatctcctccatcacccTGCAGAGTGCAGCTTCCACCCCAACTTTAGGAAGGGACCTTAACATGTCCACCACAG GATGCTCCAGAGGACCCAGTCCGCTCACCATGGGACCCCAGGACACTTTGCCGGTTGCAGCTGCCTTCACAGAAACCATAAACGCCTACTTCAAGGGTGCGGACCCCAGCAA ATGTGTTGTGAAGATCACAGGGGAGATGGTGCTGTCCTTCCCTGCGGGCATAACCAGGCATTTTTCCAGCCACCCGACTCAACCCGTCCTCACCTTTAGCATCAGCAACTACAACCGACTGGAGCAGGTCCTCCCCAACCCACAGCTGCTGTGCTG TGAACCCACAACGGACAGCGTCGACACCAAGGAGTTCTGGGTGAACATGCCAAACCTGATGAGCCATCTGAAAAAAGTGGCTGAGCAGAAGCCTCAGGCGACATACTACAATGTGGACATGATCAAATATCAG gtgtCAGCTGAAGGGATCCAGTCCACTCCTCTGAACCTGGCGGTGAGCTGGCGAGGCGACGCCACCAACACGGACCTCAGAATAGACTACAAATACAACACAGAGGCCATGGCCGCCCCCGCGCCCCTACATGACATCCTCTTCCTGGTTCCTGTGGATGGAGGCGAGGCCAAACTCCAGGCTATGATCCCCCCTGCCATCTG GAGTCAAGAGCAGCAGACGATACAATGGAAAATCCCCAGCCTCTCTCACAGATCTGAAAATGGAG GAGTAGGGGCTCTTCTAGGCCGGTTCCAGATGACAGAAGGCCTCTGTAGACCCACCCAGCTGACGGTCCAGTTCACCAGCGAGGGGAGCACTCTGTCAGGGTGTGACATCCAGCTGGTTGGGACTGGCTACCGGCTATCGCTGATCAAGAAGAGATTTGCTGCAG GGAAATACTTGGCGGATAATTAG
- the LOC119011064 gene encoding SH3-containing GRB2-like protein 3-interacting protein 1 isoform X1, whose product MAPLETDGLKNRTRKALGLRKKDKDTETSSPDKEGSGSGKKGSKKSNGAPNGFYGEIDWDRYASPDVDEEGFSLRPGDEGDAASKGKQFFSSSDSEDDEDNKKKFKIKIKPLVSDSAKCVPPSMDELKASVGGLALSPSLKRSPRRSPGQIKRNLSCEEIARPRRSTPTPTPAPDTPSDRLMQNVPAFFGPPSETKYARYDVVPTEVWDSRPRSDSPLSRSFPTGAPPPLPPKNIPSRSHYGYPSDFAADLPNGRAARSSAPIYLNVLSPASYRGSPGPDLDDVFGPMDSPRTSDETVSPRWVTFIEDRPPPPDEPAPPPPPDSPAPDTPSSTPSTPCPSPGPPPDEPPPSPPPFSPGSPPPFTPPDSPPSILLGPPPPDEPAPPLPPNFSPSNSPPLCLDDDAIDEEVLQFAEYSSSPAPISPVPPLPAERRSPRVGVTSPLVLGGAGGKRTPEGAYLRDDIQDIVGSPRELMPSFRGTPPPLPPTTYRSIMSSPGPYSGSSPSSPARPATPQSRGSPVPPPPPPRPSSRPKLPPGKPVTDLSRPFSPPVSGSPPPLAPLARAESSSSISSITLQSAASTPTLGRDLNMSTTGCSRGPSPLTMGPQDTLPVAAAFTETINAYFKGADPSKCVVKITGEMVLSFPAGITRHFSSHPTQPVLTFSISNYNRLEQVLPNPQLLCCEPTTDSVDTKEFWVNMPNLMSHLKKVAEQKPQATYYNVDMIKYQVSAEGIQSTPLNLAVSWRGDATNTDLRIDYKYNTEAMAAPAPLHDILFLVPVDGGEAKLQAMIPPAIWSQEQQTIQWKIPSLSHRSENGGVGALLGRFQMTEGLCRPTQLTVQFTSEGSTLSGCDIQLVGTGYRLSLIKKRFAAGKYLADN is encoded by the exons GACTGAAAAATCGAACAAGGAAAGCCCTGGGCTTACGAAAGAAAGACAAGGATACAGAAAC GAGCTCACCTGACAAAGAAGGAAGTGGAAGCGGAAAGAAAGGAAGT AAAAAGTCCAATGGAGCGCCGAATGGTTTCTACGGGGAGATTGACTGGGACAGATAT GCGTCTCCCGACGTGGATGAGGAGGGCTTTAGTCTCCGGCCCGGGGACGAGGGCGATG CAGCTTCCAAGGGAAAgcagtttttctcctccagcGACTCCGAGGACGACGAGGACAACAAGAAGAAGTTCAAAATTAAGATCAAGCCGCTGGTGTCGGACAGCGCCAAGTGTGTCCCCCCATCTATGGACGAGCTGAAGGCCTCGGTGGGAGGCTTGGCACTCTCACcgtctctg AAGAGAAGTCCG AGACGCAGCCCG GGGCAGATAAAAAGGAATTTGTCCT GTGAAGAAATTGCTAGACCCAGACGCTCCACCCCTACGCCGACCCCCGCCCCTGACACGCCAAG TGACAGGCTCATGCAGAACGTTCCTGCCTTTTTTGGGCCGCCTTCAGAGACCAAATATGCCAGATACGACG TTGTCCCAACAGAAGTGTGGGACTCGAGACCACGGTCAGATTCACCACTGAGCAGAAGTTTCCCAACAGGAG CTCCTCCTCCGCTTCCTCCAAAAAACATTCCATCGAGAAGTCATTACGGCTATCCTTCGGACTTTGCTG CCGATCTACCCAATGGAAGGGCAGCTCGCAGCTCGGCCCCCATCTACCTGAACGTCCTGTCCCCCGCGTCGTACCGGGGCTCCCCCGGCCCTGACCTGGACGACGTGTTCGGCCCCATGGACAGCCCTCGCACCAGTGACGAGACGGTGTCTCCCAGATGGGTTACTTTCATTGAGGACAGACCCCCACCGCCTGATGAACCcgctccccctcctccgccAGACTCTCCTGCCCCGGACACGCCCTcttccaccccctccaccccctgcCCGTCTCCAGGACCGCCGCCGGACGAGCCCCCGCCTTCGCCACCCCCGTTTTCTCCCggctcccctcctcctttcacGCCACCAGACTCGCCCCCTTCTATCTTGCTCGGACCCCCTCCTCCGGACGAACCAGCCCCTCCCCTGCCTCCCAACTTCTCCCCCTCTAACTCGCCTCCTCTGTGCCTCGACGACGATGCAATCGATGAGGAGGTGCTGCAGTTTGCAGAGTACTCTTCGTCCCCGGCCCCCATCAGCCCCGTGCCTCCTCTGCCAGCAGAGCGGAGGTCACCCCGGGTAGGGGTCACATCGCCGCTGGTCCTGGGGGGCGCGGGCGGAAAGAGGACTCCAGAGGGAGCATACCTGAGAGATGATATCCAGGACATTGTGGGTTCACCCCGAGAGCTGATGCCGAGCTTCAGGGGCACGCCGCCCCCTCTCCCTCCAACCACCTACAGGTCTATCATGTCTTCCCCAGGACCCTACTCAGGCAGCA GCCCCTCGTCTCCAGCTCGTCCTGCCACGCCTCAGTCTCGAGGCAGCCCGgtccccccacctcctcctcctcggccgTCCTCGAGACCCAAGCTGCCCCCAGGGAAGCCCGTCACAGACCTG TCTCGGCCCTTCAGCCCCCCAGTTTCAGGCAGCCCCCCGCCTCTCGCCCCCCTGGCCCGGGCCGAGagctcttcctccatctcctccatcacccTGCAGAGTGCAGCTTCCACCCCAACTTTAGGAAGGGACCTTAACATGTCCACCACAG GATGCTCCAGAGGACCCAGTCCGCTCACCATGGGACCCCAGGACACTTTGCCGGTTGCAGCTGCCTTCACAGAAACCATAAACGCCTACTTCAAGGGTGCGGACCCCAGCAA ATGTGTTGTGAAGATCACAGGGGAGATGGTGCTGTCCTTCCCTGCGGGCATAACCAGGCATTTTTCCAGCCACCCGACTCAACCCGTCCTCACCTTTAGCATCAGCAACTACAACCGACTGGAGCAGGTCCTCCCCAACCCACAGCTGCTGTGCTG TGAACCCACAACGGACAGCGTCGACACCAAGGAGTTCTGGGTGAACATGCCAAACCTGATGAGCCATCTGAAAAAAGTGGCTGAGCAGAAGCCTCAGGCGACATACTACAATGTGGACATGATCAAATATCAG gtgtCAGCTGAAGGGATCCAGTCCACTCCTCTGAACCTGGCGGTGAGCTGGCGAGGCGACGCCACCAACACGGACCTCAGAATAGACTACAAATACAACACAGAGGCCATGGCCGCCCCCGCGCCCCTACATGACATCCTCTTCCTGGTTCCTGTGGATGGAGGCGAGGCCAAACTCCAGGCTATGATCCCCCCTGCCATCTG GAGTCAAGAGCAGCAGACGATACAATGGAAAATCCCCAGCCTCTCTCACAGATCTGAAAATGGAG GAGTAGGGGCTCTTCTAGGCCGGTTCCAGATGACAGAAGGCCTCTGTAGACCCACCCAGCTGACGGTCCAGTTCACCAGCGAGGGGAGCACTCTGTCAGGGTGTGACATCCAGCTGGTTGGGACTGGCTACCGGCTATCGCTGATCAAGAAGAGATTTGCTGCAG GGAAATACTTGGCGGATAATTAG
- the LOC119011064 gene encoding SH3-containing GRB2-like protein 3-interacting protein 1 isoform X2, whose protein sequence is MMQGLKNRTRKALGLRKKDKDTETSSPDKEGSGSGKKGSKKSNGAPNGFYGEIDWDRYASPDVDEEGFSLRPGDEGDAASKGKQFFSSSDSEDDEDNKKKFKIKIKPLVSDSAKCVPPSMDELKASVGGLALSPSLKRSPRRSPGQIKRNLSCEEIARPRRSTPTPTPAPDTPSDRLMQNVPAFFGPPSETKYARYDVVPTEVWDSRPRSDSPLSRSFPTGAPPPLPPKNIPSRSHYGYPSDFAADLPNGRAARSSAPIYLNVLSPASYRGSPGPDLDDVFGPMDSPRTSDETVSPRWVTFIEDRPPPPDEPAPPPPPDSPAPDTPSSTPSTPCPSPGPPPDEPPPSPPPFSPGSPPPFTPPDSPPSILLGPPPPDEPAPPLPPNFSPSNSPPLCLDDDAIDEEVLQFAEYSSSPAPISPVPPLPAERRSPRVGVTSPLVLGGAGGKRTPEGAYLRDDIQDIVGSPRELMPSFRGTPPPLPPTTYRSIMSSPGPYSGSSPSSPARPATPQSRGSPVPPPPPPRPSSRPKLPPGKPVTDLSRPFSPPVSGSPPPLAPLARAESSSSISSITLQSAASTPTLGRDLNMSTTGCSRGPSPLTMGPQDTLPVAAAFTETINAYFKGADPSKCVVKITGEMVLSFPAGITRHFSSHPTQPVLTFSISNYNRLEQVLPNPQLLCCEPTTDSVDTKEFWVNMPNLMSHLKKVAEQKPQATYYNVDMIKYQVSAEGIQSTPLNLAVSWRGDATNTDLRIDYKYNTEAMAAPAPLHDILFLVPVDGGEAKLQAMIPPAIWSQEQQTIQWKIPSLSHRSENGGVGALLGRFQMTEGLCRPTQLTVQFTSEGSTLSGCDIQLVGTGYRLSLIKKRFAAGKYLADN, encoded by the exons GACTGAAAAATCGAACAAGGAAAGCCCTGGGCTTACGAAAGAAAGACAAGGATACAGAAAC GAGCTCACCTGACAAAGAAGGAAGTGGAAGCGGAAAGAAAGGAAGT AAAAAGTCCAATGGAGCGCCGAATGGTTTCTACGGGGAGATTGACTGGGACAGATAT GCGTCTCCCGACGTGGATGAGGAGGGCTTTAGTCTCCGGCCCGGGGACGAGGGCGATG CAGCTTCCAAGGGAAAgcagtttttctcctccagcGACTCCGAGGACGACGAGGACAACAAGAAGAAGTTCAAAATTAAGATCAAGCCGCTGGTGTCGGACAGCGCCAAGTGTGTCCCCCCATCTATGGACGAGCTGAAGGCCTCGGTGGGAGGCTTGGCACTCTCACcgtctctg AAGAGAAGTCCG AGACGCAGCCCG GGGCAGATAAAAAGGAATTTGTCCT GTGAAGAAATTGCTAGACCCAGACGCTCCACCCCTACGCCGACCCCCGCCCCTGACACGCCAAG TGACAGGCTCATGCAGAACGTTCCTGCCTTTTTTGGGCCGCCTTCAGAGACCAAATATGCCAGATACGACG TTGTCCCAACAGAAGTGTGGGACTCGAGACCACGGTCAGATTCACCACTGAGCAGAAGTTTCCCAACAGGAG CTCCTCCTCCGCTTCCTCCAAAAAACATTCCATCGAGAAGTCATTACGGCTATCCTTCGGACTTTGCTG CCGATCTACCCAATGGAAGGGCAGCTCGCAGCTCGGCCCCCATCTACCTGAACGTCCTGTCCCCCGCGTCGTACCGGGGCTCCCCCGGCCCTGACCTGGACGACGTGTTCGGCCCCATGGACAGCCCTCGCACCAGTGACGAGACGGTGTCTCCCAGATGGGTTACTTTCATTGAGGACAGACCCCCACCGCCTGATGAACCcgctccccctcctccgccAGACTCTCCTGCCCCGGACACGCCCTcttccaccccctccaccccctgcCCGTCTCCAGGACCGCCGCCGGACGAGCCCCCGCCTTCGCCACCCCCGTTTTCTCCCggctcccctcctcctttcacGCCACCAGACTCGCCCCCTTCTATCTTGCTCGGACCCCCTCCTCCGGACGAACCAGCCCCTCCCCTGCCTCCCAACTTCTCCCCCTCTAACTCGCCTCCTCTGTGCCTCGACGACGATGCAATCGATGAGGAGGTGCTGCAGTTTGCAGAGTACTCTTCGTCCCCGGCCCCCATCAGCCCCGTGCCTCCTCTGCCAGCAGAGCGGAGGTCACCCCGGGTAGGGGTCACATCGCCGCTGGTCCTGGGGGGCGCGGGCGGAAAGAGGACTCCAGAGGGAGCATACCTGAGAGATGATATCCAGGACATTGTGGGTTCACCCCGAGAGCTGATGCCGAGCTTCAGGGGCACGCCGCCCCCTCTCCCTCCAACCACCTACAGGTCTATCATGTCTTCCCCAGGACCCTACTCAGGCAGCA GCCCCTCGTCTCCAGCTCGTCCTGCCACGCCTCAGTCTCGAGGCAGCCCGgtccccccacctcctcctcctcggccgTCCTCGAGACCCAAGCTGCCCCCAGGGAAGCCCGTCACAGACCTG TCTCGGCCCTTCAGCCCCCCAGTTTCAGGCAGCCCCCCGCCTCTCGCCCCCCTGGCCCGGGCCGAGagctcttcctccatctcctccatcacccTGCAGAGTGCAGCTTCCACCCCAACTTTAGGAAGGGACCTTAACATGTCCACCACAG GATGCTCCAGAGGACCCAGTCCGCTCACCATGGGACCCCAGGACACTTTGCCGGTTGCAGCTGCCTTCACAGAAACCATAAACGCCTACTTCAAGGGTGCGGACCCCAGCAA ATGTGTTGTGAAGATCACAGGGGAGATGGTGCTGTCCTTCCCTGCGGGCATAACCAGGCATTTTTCCAGCCACCCGACTCAACCCGTCCTCACCTTTAGCATCAGCAACTACAACCGACTGGAGCAGGTCCTCCCCAACCCACAGCTGCTGTGCTG TGAACCCACAACGGACAGCGTCGACACCAAGGAGTTCTGGGTGAACATGCCAAACCTGATGAGCCATCTGAAAAAAGTGGCTGAGCAGAAGCCTCAGGCGACATACTACAATGTGGACATGATCAAATATCAG gtgtCAGCTGAAGGGATCCAGTCCACTCCTCTGAACCTGGCGGTGAGCTGGCGAGGCGACGCCACCAACACGGACCTCAGAATAGACTACAAATACAACACAGAGGCCATGGCCGCCCCCGCGCCCCTACATGACATCCTCTTCCTGGTTCCTGTGGATGGAGGCGAGGCCAAACTCCAGGCTATGATCCCCCCTGCCATCTG GAGTCAAGAGCAGCAGACGATACAATGGAAAATCCCCAGCCTCTCTCACAGATCTGAAAATGGAG GAGTAGGGGCTCTTCTAGGCCGGTTCCAGATGACAGAAGGCCTCTGTAGACCCACCCAGCTGACGGTCCAGTTCACCAGCGAGGGGAGCACTCTGTCAGGGTGTGACATCCAGCTGGTTGGGACTGGCTACCGGCTATCGCTGATCAAGAAGAGATTTGCTGCAG GGAAATACTTGGCGGATAATTAG
- the LOC119011064 gene encoding SH3-containing GRB2-like protein 3-interacting protein 1 isoform X3 has translation MAPLETDGLKNRTRKALGLRKKDKDTETSSPDKEGSGSGKKGSKKSNGAPNGFYGEIDWDRYASPDVDEEGFSLRPGDEGDAASKGKQFFSSSDSEDDEDNKKKFKIKIKPLVSDSAKCVPPSMDELKASVGGLALSPSLKRSPGQIKRNLSCEEIARPRRSTPTPTPAPDTPSDRLMQNVPAFFGPPSETKYARYDVVPTEVWDSRPRSDSPLSRSFPTGAPPPLPPKNIPSRSHYGYPSDFAADLPNGRAARSSAPIYLNVLSPASYRGSPGPDLDDVFGPMDSPRTSDETVSPRWVTFIEDRPPPPDEPAPPPPPDSPAPDTPSSTPSTPCPSPGPPPDEPPPSPPPFSPGSPPPFTPPDSPPSILLGPPPPDEPAPPLPPNFSPSNSPPLCLDDDAIDEEVLQFAEYSSSPAPISPVPPLPAERRSPRVGVTSPLVLGGAGGKRTPEGAYLRDDIQDIVGSPRELMPSFRGTPPPLPPTTYRSIMSSPGPYSGSSPSSPARPATPQSRGSPVPPPPPPRPSSRPKLPPGKPVTDLSRPFSPPVSGSPPPLAPLARAESSSSISSITLQSAASTPTLGRDLNMSTTGCSRGPSPLTMGPQDTLPVAAAFTETINAYFKGADPSKCVVKITGEMVLSFPAGITRHFSSHPTQPVLTFSISNYNRLEQVLPNPQLLCCEPTTDSVDTKEFWVNMPNLMSHLKKVAEQKPQATYYNVDMIKYQVSAEGIQSTPLNLAVSWRGDATNTDLRIDYKYNTEAMAAPAPLHDILFLVPVDGGEAKLQAMIPPAIWSQEQQTIQWKIPSLSHRSENGGVGALLGRFQMTEGLCRPTQLTVQFTSEGSTLSGCDIQLVGTGYRLSLIKKRFAAGKYLADN, from the exons GACTGAAAAATCGAACAAGGAAAGCCCTGGGCTTACGAAAGAAAGACAAGGATACAGAAAC GAGCTCACCTGACAAAGAAGGAAGTGGAAGCGGAAAGAAAGGAAGT AAAAAGTCCAATGGAGCGCCGAATGGTTTCTACGGGGAGATTGACTGGGACAGATAT GCGTCTCCCGACGTGGATGAGGAGGGCTTTAGTCTCCGGCCCGGGGACGAGGGCGATG CAGCTTCCAAGGGAAAgcagtttttctcctccagcGACTCCGAGGACGACGAGGACAACAAGAAGAAGTTCAAAATTAAGATCAAGCCGCTGGTGTCGGACAGCGCCAAGTGTGTCCCCCCATCTATGGACGAGCTGAAGGCCTCGGTGGGAGGCTTGGCACTCTCACcgtctctg AAGAGAAGTCCG GGGCAGATAAAAAGGAATTTGTCCT GTGAAGAAATTGCTAGACCCAGACGCTCCACCCCTACGCCGACCCCCGCCCCTGACACGCCAAG TGACAGGCTCATGCAGAACGTTCCTGCCTTTTTTGGGCCGCCTTCAGAGACCAAATATGCCAGATACGACG TTGTCCCAACAGAAGTGTGGGACTCGAGACCACGGTCAGATTCACCACTGAGCAGAAGTTTCCCAACAGGAG CTCCTCCTCCGCTTCCTCCAAAAAACATTCCATCGAGAAGTCATTACGGCTATCCTTCGGACTTTGCTG CCGATCTACCCAATGGAAGGGCAGCTCGCAGCTCGGCCCCCATCTACCTGAACGTCCTGTCCCCCGCGTCGTACCGGGGCTCCCCCGGCCCTGACCTGGACGACGTGTTCGGCCCCATGGACAGCCCTCGCACCAGTGACGAGACGGTGTCTCCCAGATGGGTTACTTTCATTGAGGACAGACCCCCACCGCCTGATGAACCcgctccccctcctccgccAGACTCTCCTGCCCCGGACACGCCCTcttccaccccctccaccccctgcCCGTCTCCAGGACCGCCGCCGGACGAGCCCCCGCCTTCGCCACCCCCGTTTTCTCCCggctcccctcctcctttcacGCCACCAGACTCGCCCCCTTCTATCTTGCTCGGACCCCCTCCTCCGGACGAACCAGCCCCTCCCCTGCCTCCCAACTTCTCCCCCTCTAACTCGCCTCCTCTGTGCCTCGACGACGATGCAATCGATGAGGAGGTGCTGCAGTTTGCAGAGTACTCTTCGTCCCCGGCCCCCATCAGCCCCGTGCCTCCTCTGCCAGCAGAGCGGAGGTCACCCCGGGTAGGGGTCACATCGCCGCTGGTCCTGGGGGGCGCGGGCGGAAAGAGGACTCCAGAGGGAGCATACCTGAGAGATGATATCCAGGACATTGTGGGTTCACCCCGAGAGCTGATGCCGAGCTTCAGGGGCACGCCGCCCCCTCTCCCTCCAACCACCTACAGGTCTATCATGTCTTCCCCAGGACCCTACTCAGGCAGCA GCCCCTCGTCTCCAGCTCGTCCTGCCACGCCTCAGTCTCGAGGCAGCCCGgtccccccacctcctcctcctcggccgTCCTCGAGACCCAAGCTGCCCCCAGGGAAGCCCGTCACAGACCTG TCTCGGCCCTTCAGCCCCCCAGTTTCAGGCAGCCCCCCGCCTCTCGCCCCCCTGGCCCGGGCCGAGagctcttcctccatctcctccatcacccTGCAGAGTGCAGCTTCCACCCCAACTTTAGGAAGGGACCTTAACATGTCCACCACAG GATGCTCCAGAGGACCCAGTCCGCTCACCATGGGACCCCAGGACACTTTGCCGGTTGCAGCTGCCTTCACAGAAACCATAAACGCCTACTTCAAGGGTGCGGACCCCAGCAA ATGTGTTGTGAAGATCACAGGGGAGATGGTGCTGTCCTTCCCTGCGGGCATAACCAGGCATTTTTCCAGCCACCCGACTCAACCCGTCCTCACCTTTAGCATCAGCAACTACAACCGACTGGAGCAGGTCCTCCCCAACCCACAGCTGCTGTGCTG TGAACCCACAACGGACAGCGTCGACACCAAGGAGTTCTGGGTGAACATGCCAAACCTGATGAGCCATCTGAAAAAAGTGGCTGAGCAGAAGCCTCAGGCGACATACTACAATGTGGACATGATCAAATATCAG gtgtCAGCTGAAGGGATCCAGTCCACTCCTCTGAACCTGGCGGTGAGCTGGCGAGGCGACGCCACCAACACGGACCTCAGAATAGACTACAAATACAACACAGAGGCCATGGCCGCCCCCGCGCCCCTACATGACATCCTCTTCCTGGTTCCTGTGGATGGAGGCGAGGCCAAACTCCAGGCTATGATCCCCCCTGCCATCTG GAGTCAAGAGCAGCAGACGATACAATGGAAAATCCCCAGCCTCTCTCACAGATCTGAAAATGGAG GAGTAGGGGCTCTTCTAGGCCGGTTCCAGATGACAGAAGGCCTCTGTAGACCCACCCAGCTGACGGTCCAGTTCACCAGCGAGGGGAGCACTCTGTCAGGGTGTGACATCCAGCTGGTTGGGACTGGCTACCGGCTATCGCTGATCAAGAAGAGATTTGCTGCAG GGAAATACTTGGCGGATAATTAG